Proteins encoded in a region of the Zunongwangia endophytica genome:
- a CDS encoding helix-turn-helix transcriptional regulator, translating to MKNKIKVLRAEQNITQAELANRVEVSRQTINAIEKGKFDPSLPLAFRISRLFNARIEDIFQDEK from the coding sequence ATGAAAAATAAGATTAAAGTATTACGAGCTGAACAAAACATCACGCAGGCAGAACTTGCCAATCGTGTTGAAGTTTCAAGACAAACAATAAATGCTATCGAAAAAGGCAAATTTGATCCCAGTTTACCTTTAGCGTTTAGAATTTCGAGATTATTTAATGCAAGGATCGAGGATATTTTTCAGGATGAGAAATAA